TCGACTCTGATTGAAAACGTGTTATATGCCCGTAAGCATAGCGAAATGTCAAAACGGGATGGTCTTACGGGTCTATACAATGATCGGTATTTTCATCTGAAACTGGATGAAGAGGTGCGCCTGGCAAAACGGCGCAAGCACGATCTTATTTTATTTTTCATGGACATGGATCATTTCAAAGAGATCAATGACACTTTTGGTCATATGACCGGAAGTCATGTTCTTCAGGATGTTGGTACTATTCTCAGGAAAGTGGTTCCATCCAAGGATGTGACGATTGCCCGATATGGGGGAGATGAATTTGTCATCATTTTTCCTCAAACCAGCCTGGCACAAGCCCTTACTGTTGCCGAGTCGGTCTGCAAATCAATCCAGAAATTCACCTTTACTTCAGTACCTATCCATCCTGAAGCTAAAGTGGTTATGATCGAGGGCAGGCTGACATGCAGTATCGGCTTGTCTTCTCTCAGGGATCACGTTGATCTGCGGTTATCGAATGACAATATCCGCCATCTCCTGATCAGGAAAGCCGACGAGGCGATGTACCGGGCAAAATTAAGCGGGAAGGGTTGTGTCTTTCTTGCTGAATCAGGGTGAAGATATTAGAGAATAGCCGCGACCTGGAAGAACCCATGCCCCGAAGCGGAGGAGTCTTTGAGCAGATGGAAGAAAGACCCTTTATCCTTATGCGCTTGCCTAATCCTGGTCACTCGCTGTTATATGTTTTCGGCTTGTAAAGAAGAAGCGAGCTTTTTCCTGGAAAACTCACCCTATTCAGAGCTTCCTTAAGACAGGTCACGCGCTTTTAGTGTTTTGCGTTTATCTTGTCGTGTTTTTTCAATGGCTTCAAGACAGATATTTTCAACCTGGCGACTTAGTTCTGACAGAAATTCAGCCGAAGAATTAAACTGCGCTTTTCCCTGAATAAA
This genomic stretch from Candidatus Manganitrophaceae bacterium harbors:
- a CDS encoding GGDEF domain-containing protein, producing MSKRDGLTGLYNDRYFHLKLDEEVRLAKRRKHDLILFFMDMDHFKEINDTFGHMTGSHVLQDVGTILRKVVPSKDVTIARYGGDEFVIIFPQTSLAQALTVAESVCKSIQKFTFTSVPIHPEAKVVMIEGRLTCSIGLSSLRDHVDLRLSNDNIRHLLIRKADEAMYRAKLSGKGCVFLAESG